From Leopardus geoffroyi isolate Oge1 chromosome B4, O.geoffroyi_Oge1_pat1.0, whole genome shotgun sequence, a single genomic window includes:
- the ARHGAP9 gene encoding rho GTPase-activating protein 9 isoform X3 — MLSGRWWPSTWGSLGLGSRNPSQGSQLCALYAFTYTGADGRQVSLAEGDRFLLLRKTNSDWWLARRLGAPSTSRPIFVPAAYMAEESISSQRPTTITSSQSLWIPGPKLFPGSLEELHLSQEPAGRAQATSKQPPPLPPKMCRSVSVTNLRPTLLKPFQEGASGRSLSQENLLTEVNADPARPQPLMSEHPVYCNLVDLRRCPKSPPPSPACPPLQRLDAWEQHLDPNSGRCFYINSLTGSKSWKPPRRTRVREMNLGSMEGTQTRNRGNGVLQPQTKGSESETGNPELLGPQGSLSHCQHTSQLHPSDQPAALQPTRPLPQVLDDPHEVEKSGLLNVTKIAQGGRKLRKNWSSSWVVLAGNSLVFYREPPPAAPSSIWGPAGSRPESSVDLRGAALAHGRHLSSRRNVLHIRTVPGHEFLLQSDHETELRAWHRALRAVIERLDRENPLELRLSGSGPAELEELSGGEEDEEESEPVSRPLLRIGGRGSSRRCPEGNEQNRVRNKLKRLIAKRPSLQSLQERGLLRDQVFGCQLESLCQREGDTVPSFVRLCIAAVDKRGLDVDGIYRVSGNLAVVQKLRFLVDRERAVTSDGRYVFPEQPGQALSPSAHPSPPRGPIRFG; from the exons ATGCTGTCAGGCCGGTGGTGGCCAAGTACCTGGGGGAGCCTCGGGCTGGGATCCCGAAACCCTTCTCAGGGATCCCAGCTCTGCGCCCTCTATGCCTTCACTTACACTGGGGCAGATGGCCGGCAAGTGTCCCTGGCTGAGGGGGACAGGTTCCTACTGCTTCGAAAGACCAACTCAGACTGGTGGTTGGCAAGGCGCCTGGGAGCACCCTCTACTTCCCGACCCATCTTTGTCCCAGCTGCCTACATGGCAGAGGAATCTATCTCTTCCCAGAGACCAACCACCATCACCTCCAGCCAATCCCTCTGGATTCCTG GGCCAAAGTTGTTTCCTGGCTCCCTGGAGGAGCTGCACCTGTCTCAGGAACCCGCAGGCAGAGCCCAGGCCACCTCTAAGcagcctcctcctctgccccccaaaaTGTGTAGAAGTGTCAGTGTTACCAATTTGAGGCCTACCCTTCTGAAGCCCTTTCAGGAAGGAGCAAGTGGAAGATCCCTCTCTCAGGAAAACTTGCTGACAGAGGTCAATGCTGACCCG GCAAGACCCCAGCCCCTCATGTCAGAGCACCCTGTGTACTGCAACCTAGTGGACCTTCGCCGCTGTCCCAAGTCTCCTCCCCCAAGCCCTGCGTGCCCCCCGCTGCAGAGACTGGACGCCTGGGAGCAGCACTTGGACCCTAACTCTGGGCGCTGCTTCTACATAAATTCGCTGACTGGCTCCAAGTCCTGGAAGCCCCCGCGCCGCACTCGCGTGCGAGAGATG aACCTTGGCTCCATGGAGGGGACGCAGACCCGGAATAGGGGCAACGGTGTCCTGCAACCTCAGACAAAGggctcagaatctgaaacagggaaCCCAGAACTGCTTGGCCCCCAg GGTTCACTCTCCCACTGCCAGCACACCTCCCAGCTCCACCCCTCAGACCAGCCAGCGGCCTTGCAGCCCACTCGACCTCTGCCGCAGGTCTTGGATGACCCCCAT GAGGTGGAAAAGTCGGGTCTGCTCAACGTGACCAAGATCGCCCAGGGGGGGCGCAAGCTCAG GAAGAACTGGAGCTCATCTTGGGTGGTGTTAGCAGGTAACAGCTTGGTGTTCTACCGGGAgccgccgcccgccgcgcccTCCTCAATCTGG GGACCAGCGGGTAGCCGACCCGAAAGCAGCGTGGACCTGCGCGGGGCAGCCCTGGCCCACGGCCGCCACCTGTCCAGCCGCCGCAACGTCCTGCAC ATCCGCACGGTCCCCGGCCACGAGTTCCTGCTGCAGTCAGACCACGAGACCGAGTTGCGAGCCTGGCACCGCGCGCTGCGGGCGGTCATCGAACGCCTG GATCGAGAGAACCCCCTGGAGCTGCGTCTGTCAGGTTCGGGACCCGCAGAGCTGGAGGAGCTGAGCGGCGGAGAGGAAGACGAAGAGGAGTCGGAGCCGGTGTCCAGGCCACTGCTGCGGATCGGCGGCCGCGGGAGCTCTC GTCGGTGTCCTGAAGGAAACGAGCAGAACCGCGTGCGGAACAAACTGAAGCGCCTTATCGCAAAGAGACCATCCTTGCAAAGCCTGCAGGAGCGTGGTCTGCTCCGAG ACCAGGTGTTCGGCTGCCAGTTGGAATCACTGTGCCAGCGGGAAGGGGACACCGTGCCCAGCTTTGTGCGGCTCTGCATTGCTGCTGTGGATAAGAGAG GTCTAGATGTAGATGGCATTTACCGAGTGAGTGGGAACTTGGCGGTGGTCCAGAAACTTCGCTTCCTGGTGGACAGAG AGCGGGCGGTCACCTCCGATGGGAGGTATGTGTTCCCAGAACAGCCAGGACAAG CCCTGAGCCCTTCTGCACATCCTTCTCCTCCCAGAGGGCCGATTAGATTTGGATAG
- the ARHGAP9 gene encoding rho GTPase-activating protein 9 isoform X1 — protein MLSGRWWPSTWGSLGLGSRNPSQGSQLCALYAFTYTGADGRQVSLAEGDRFLLLRKTNSDWWLARRLGAPSTSRPIFVPAAYMAEESISSQRPTTITSSQSLWIPGPKLFPGSLEELHLSQEPAGRAQATSKQPPPLPPKMCRSVSVTNLRPTLLKPFQEGASGRSLSQENLLTEVNADPARPQPLMSEHPVYCNLVDLRRCPKSPPPSPACPPLQRLDAWEQHLDPNSGRCFYINSLTGSKSWKPPRRTRVREMNLGSMEGTQTRNRGNGVLQPQTKGSESETGNPELLGPQGSLSHCQHTSQLHPSDQPAALQPTRPLPQVLDDPHEVEKSGLLNVTKIAQGGRKLRKNWSSSWVVLAGNSLVFYREPPPAAPSSIWGPAGSRPESSVDLRGAALAHGRHLSSRRNVLHIRTVPGHEFLLQSDHETELRAWHRALRAVIERLDRENPLELRLSGSGPAELEELSGGEEDEEESEPVSRPLLRIGGRGSSRRCPEGNEQNRVRNKLKRLIAKRPSLQSLQERGLLRDQVFGCQLESLCQREGDTVPSFVRLCIAAVDKRGLDVDGIYRVSGNLAVVQKLRFLVDRERAVTSDGRYVFPEQPGQEGRLDLDSAEWDDIHVVTGALKLFLRELPQPLVPSQLLPHFRAALALSESEQRLSQIRELIGSMPTPNRDTLRYLLEHLCRVIAHSDKNRMTPHNLGIVFGPTLFRPEQETSDPAAHALYPGQLVQLMLTDFTRLFR, from the exons ATGCTGTCAGGCCGGTGGTGGCCAAGTACCTGGGGGAGCCTCGGGCTGGGATCCCGAAACCCTTCTCAGGGATCCCAGCTCTGCGCCCTCTATGCCTTCACTTACACTGGGGCAGATGGCCGGCAAGTGTCCCTGGCTGAGGGGGACAGGTTCCTACTGCTTCGAAAGACCAACTCAGACTGGTGGTTGGCAAGGCGCCTGGGAGCACCCTCTACTTCCCGACCCATCTTTGTCCCAGCTGCCTACATGGCAGAGGAATCTATCTCTTCCCAGAGACCAACCACCATCACCTCCAGCCAATCCCTCTGGATTCCTG GGCCAAAGTTGTTTCCTGGCTCCCTGGAGGAGCTGCACCTGTCTCAGGAACCCGCAGGCAGAGCCCAGGCCACCTCTAAGcagcctcctcctctgccccccaaaaTGTGTAGAAGTGTCAGTGTTACCAATTTGAGGCCTACCCTTCTGAAGCCCTTTCAGGAAGGAGCAAGTGGAAGATCCCTCTCTCAGGAAAACTTGCTGACAGAGGTCAATGCTGACCCG GCAAGACCCCAGCCCCTCATGTCAGAGCACCCTGTGTACTGCAACCTAGTGGACCTTCGCCGCTGTCCCAAGTCTCCTCCCCCAAGCCCTGCGTGCCCCCCGCTGCAGAGACTGGACGCCTGGGAGCAGCACTTGGACCCTAACTCTGGGCGCTGCTTCTACATAAATTCGCTGACTGGCTCCAAGTCCTGGAAGCCCCCGCGCCGCACTCGCGTGCGAGAGATG aACCTTGGCTCCATGGAGGGGACGCAGACCCGGAATAGGGGCAACGGTGTCCTGCAACCTCAGACAAAGggctcagaatctgaaacagggaaCCCAGAACTGCTTGGCCCCCAg GGTTCACTCTCCCACTGCCAGCACACCTCCCAGCTCCACCCCTCAGACCAGCCAGCGGCCTTGCAGCCCACTCGACCTCTGCCGCAGGTCTTGGATGACCCCCAT GAGGTGGAAAAGTCGGGTCTGCTCAACGTGACCAAGATCGCCCAGGGGGGGCGCAAGCTCAG GAAGAACTGGAGCTCATCTTGGGTGGTGTTAGCAGGTAACAGCTTGGTGTTCTACCGGGAgccgccgcccgccgcgcccTCCTCAATCTGG GGACCAGCGGGTAGCCGACCCGAAAGCAGCGTGGACCTGCGCGGGGCAGCCCTGGCCCACGGCCGCCACCTGTCCAGCCGCCGCAACGTCCTGCAC ATCCGCACGGTCCCCGGCCACGAGTTCCTGCTGCAGTCAGACCACGAGACCGAGTTGCGAGCCTGGCACCGCGCGCTGCGGGCGGTCATCGAACGCCTG GATCGAGAGAACCCCCTGGAGCTGCGTCTGTCAGGTTCGGGACCCGCAGAGCTGGAGGAGCTGAGCGGCGGAGAGGAAGACGAAGAGGAGTCGGAGCCGGTGTCCAGGCCACTGCTGCGGATCGGCGGCCGCGGGAGCTCTC GTCGGTGTCCTGAAGGAAACGAGCAGAACCGCGTGCGGAACAAACTGAAGCGCCTTATCGCAAAGAGACCATCCTTGCAAAGCCTGCAGGAGCGTGGTCTGCTCCGAG ACCAGGTGTTCGGCTGCCAGTTGGAATCACTGTGCCAGCGGGAAGGGGACACCGTGCCCAGCTTTGTGCGGCTCTGCATTGCTGCTGTGGATAAGAGAG GTCTAGATGTAGATGGCATTTACCGAGTGAGTGGGAACTTGGCGGTGGTCCAGAAACTTCGCTTCCTGGTGGACAGAG AGCGGGCGGTCACCTCCGATGGGAGGTATGTGTTCCCAGAACAGCCAGGACAAG AGGGCCGATTAGATTTGGATAGTGCCGAATGGGATGATATTCACGTGGTCACTGGAGCACTGAAGCTTTTTCTCAGGGAGCTACCCCAGCCTCTGGTGCCCTCACAGCTGCTGCCACATTTTCGTGCTGCCCTTG cACTCTCTGAATCAGAACAGCGCCTCTCTCAAATACGAGAATTAATAGGCTCAATGCCCACGCCGAACCGTGACACCCTGCGGTACCTCCTGGAGCATTTATGCAG GGTGATAGCACACTCAGATAAGAACCGCATGACCCCGCACAACCTGGGAATTGTGTTTGGGCCAACCCTGTTTCGCCCAGAGCAGGAGACATCTGACCCAGCAGCCCATGCTCTCTACCCTGGGCAGCTAGTCCAGCTCATGCTCACTGATTTCACCAGGCTTTTCCGCTGA
- the ARHGAP9 gene encoding rho GTPase-activating protein 9 isoform X2, giving the protein MLSGRWWPSTWGSLGLGSRNPSQGSQLCALYAFTYTGADGRQVSLAEGDRFLLLRKTNSDWWLARRLGAPSTSRPIFVPAAYMAEESISSQRPTTITSSQSLWIPGPKLFPGSLEELHLSQEPAGRAQATSKQPPPLPPKMCRSVSVTNLRPTLLKPFQEGASGRSLSQENLLTEVNADPARPQPLMSEHPVYCNLVDLRRCPKSPPPSPACPPLQRLDAWEQHLDPNSGRCFYINSLTGSKSWKPPRRTRVREMNLGSMEGTQTRNRGNGVLQPQTKGSESETGNPELLGPQGSLSHCQHTSQLHPSDQPAALQPTRPLPQVLDDPHEVEKSGLLNVTKIAQGGRKLRKNWSSSWVVLAGNSLVFYREPPPAAPSSIWGPAGSRPESSVDLRGAALAHGRHLSSRRNVLHIRTVPGHEFLLQSDHETELRAWHRALRAVIERLDRENPLELRLSGSGPAELEELSGGEEDEEESEPVSRPLLRIGGRGSSRRCPEGNEQNRVRNKLKRLIAKRPSLQSLQERGLLRGLDVDGIYRVSGNLAVVQKLRFLVDRERAVTSDGRYVFPEQPGQEGRLDLDSAEWDDIHVVTGALKLFLRELPQPLVPSQLLPHFRAALALSESEQRLSQIRELIGSMPTPNRDTLRYLLEHLCRVIAHSDKNRMTPHNLGIVFGPTLFRPEQETSDPAAHALYPGQLVQLMLTDFTRLFR; this is encoded by the exons ATGCTGTCAGGCCGGTGGTGGCCAAGTACCTGGGGGAGCCTCGGGCTGGGATCCCGAAACCCTTCTCAGGGATCCCAGCTCTGCGCCCTCTATGCCTTCACTTACACTGGGGCAGATGGCCGGCAAGTGTCCCTGGCTGAGGGGGACAGGTTCCTACTGCTTCGAAAGACCAACTCAGACTGGTGGTTGGCAAGGCGCCTGGGAGCACCCTCTACTTCCCGACCCATCTTTGTCCCAGCTGCCTACATGGCAGAGGAATCTATCTCTTCCCAGAGACCAACCACCATCACCTCCAGCCAATCCCTCTGGATTCCTG GGCCAAAGTTGTTTCCTGGCTCCCTGGAGGAGCTGCACCTGTCTCAGGAACCCGCAGGCAGAGCCCAGGCCACCTCTAAGcagcctcctcctctgccccccaaaaTGTGTAGAAGTGTCAGTGTTACCAATTTGAGGCCTACCCTTCTGAAGCCCTTTCAGGAAGGAGCAAGTGGAAGATCCCTCTCTCAGGAAAACTTGCTGACAGAGGTCAATGCTGACCCG GCAAGACCCCAGCCCCTCATGTCAGAGCACCCTGTGTACTGCAACCTAGTGGACCTTCGCCGCTGTCCCAAGTCTCCTCCCCCAAGCCCTGCGTGCCCCCCGCTGCAGAGACTGGACGCCTGGGAGCAGCACTTGGACCCTAACTCTGGGCGCTGCTTCTACATAAATTCGCTGACTGGCTCCAAGTCCTGGAAGCCCCCGCGCCGCACTCGCGTGCGAGAGATG aACCTTGGCTCCATGGAGGGGACGCAGACCCGGAATAGGGGCAACGGTGTCCTGCAACCTCAGACAAAGggctcagaatctgaaacagggaaCCCAGAACTGCTTGGCCCCCAg GGTTCACTCTCCCACTGCCAGCACACCTCCCAGCTCCACCCCTCAGACCAGCCAGCGGCCTTGCAGCCCACTCGACCTCTGCCGCAGGTCTTGGATGACCCCCAT GAGGTGGAAAAGTCGGGTCTGCTCAACGTGACCAAGATCGCCCAGGGGGGGCGCAAGCTCAG GAAGAACTGGAGCTCATCTTGGGTGGTGTTAGCAGGTAACAGCTTGGTGTTCTACCGGGAgccgccgcccgccgcgcccTCCTCAATCTGG GGACCAGCGGGTAGCCGACCCGAAAGCAGCGTGGACCTGCGCGGGGCAGCCCTGGCCCACGGCCGCCACCTGTCCAGCCGCCGCAACGTCCTGCAC ATCCGCACGGTCCCCGGCCACGAGTTCCTGCTGCAGTCAGACCACGAGACCGAGTTGCGAGCCTGGCACCGCGCGCTGCGGGCGGTCATCGAACGCCTG GATCGAGAGAACCCCCTGGAGCTGCGTCTGTCAGGTTCGGGACCCGCAGAGCTGGAGGAGCTGAGCGGCGGAGAGGAAGACGAAGAGGAGTCGGAGCCGGTGTCCAGGCCACTGCTGCGGATCGGCGGCCGCGGGAGCTCTC GTCGGTGTCCTGAAGGAAACGAGCAGAACCGCGTGCGGAACAAACTGAAGCGCCTTATCGCAAAGAGACCATCCTTGCAAAGCCTGCAGGAGCGTGGTCTGCTCCGAG GTCTAGATGTAGATGGCATTTACCGAGTGAGTGGGAACTTGGCGGTGGTCCAGAAACTTCGCTTCCTGGTGGACAGAG AGCGGGCGGTCACCTCCGATGGGAGGTATGTGTTCCCAGAACAGCCAGGACAAG AGGGCCGATTAGATTTGGATAGTGCCGAATGGGATGATATTCACGTGGTCACTGGAGCACTGAAGCTTTTTCTCAGGGAGCTACCCCAGCCTCTGGTGCCCTCACAGCTGCTGCCACATTTTCGTGCTGCCCTTG cACTCTCTGAATCAGAACAGCGCCTCTCTCAAATACGAGAATTAATAGGCTCAATGCCCACGCCGAACCGTGACACCCTGCGGTACCTCCTGGAGCATTTATGCAG GGTGATAGCACACTCAGATAAGAACCGCATGACCCCGCACAACCTGGGAATTGTGTTTGGGCCAACCCTGTTTCGCCCAGAGCAGGAGACATCTGACCCAGCAGCCCATGCTCTCTACCCTGGGCAGCTAGTCCAGCTCATGCTCACTGATTTCACCAGGCTTTTCCGCTGA
- the ARHGAP9 gene encoding rho GTPase-activating protein 9 isoform X5, whose translation MLSGRWWPSTWGSLGLGSRNPSQGSQLCALYAFTYTGADGRQVSLAEGDRFLLLRKTNSDWWLARRLGAPSTSRPIFVPAAYMAEESISSQRPTTITSSQSLWIPGPKLFPGSLEELHLSQEPAGRAQATSKQPPPLPPKMCRSVSVTNLRPTLLKPFQEGASGRSLSQENLLTEVNADPARPQPLMSEHPVYCNLVDLRRCPKSPPPSPACPPLQRLDAWEQHLDPNSGRCFYINSLTGSKSWKPPRRTRVREMNLGSMEGTQTRNRGNGVLQPQTKGSESETGNPELLGPQGSLSHCQHTSQLHPSDQPAALQPTRPLPQVLDDPHEVEKSGLLNVTKIAQGGRKLRKNWSSSWVVLAGNSLVFYREPPPAAPSSIWGPAGSRPESSVDLRGAALAHGRHLSSRRNVLHIRTVPGHEFLLQSDHETELRAWHRALRAVIERLDRENPLELRLSGSGPAELEELSGGEEDEEESEPVSRPLLRIGGRGSSRRCPEGNEQNRVRNKLKRLIAKRPSLQSLQERGLLRDQVFGCQLESLCQREGDTVPSFVRLCIAAVDKRGLDVDGIYRVSGNLAVVQKLRFLVDRERAVTSDGRGPIRFG comes from the exons ATGCTGTCAGGCCGGTGGTGGCCAAGTACCTGGGGGAGCCTCGGGCTGGGATCCCGAAACCCTTCTCAGGGATCCCAGCTCTGCGCCCTCTATGCCTTCACTTACACTGGGGCAGATGGCCGGCAAGTGTCCCTGGCTGAGGGGGACAGGTTCCTACTGCTTCGAAAGACCAACTCAGACTGGTGGTTGGCAAGGCGCCTGGGAGCACCCTCTACTTCCCGACCCATCTTTGTCCCAGCTGCCTACATGGCAGAGGAATCTATCTCTTCCCAGAGACCAACCACCATCACCTCCAGCCAATCCCTCTGGATTCCTG GGCCAAAGTTGTTTCCTGGCTCCCTGGAGGAGCTGCACCTGTCTCAGGAACCCGCAGGCAGAGCCCAGGCCACCTCTAAGcagcctcctcctctgccccccaaaaTGTGTAGAAGTGTCAGTGTTACCAATTTGAGGCCTACCCTTCTGAAGCCCTTTCAGGAAGGAGCAAGTGGAAGATCCCTCTCTCAGGAAAACTTGCTGACAGAGGTCAATGCTGACCCG GCAAGACCCCAGCCCCTCATGTCAGAGCACCCTGTGTACTGCAACCTAGTGGACCTTCGCCGCTGTCCCAAGTCTCCTCCCCCAAGCCCTGCGTGCCCCCCGCTGCAGAGACTGGACGCCTGGGAGCAGCACTTGGACCCTAACTCTGGGCGCTGCTTCTACATAAATTCGCTGACTGGCTCCAAGTCCTGGAAGCCCCCGCGCCGCACTCGCGTGCGAGAGATG aACCTTGGCTCCATGGAGGGGACGCAGACCCGGAATAGGGGCAACGGTGTCCTGCAACCTCAGACAAAGggctcagaatctgaaacagggaaCCCAGAACTGCTTGGCCCCCAg GGTTCACTCTCCCACTGCCAGCACACCTCCCAGCTCCACCCCTCAGACCAGCCAGCGGCCTTGCAGCCCACTCGACCTCTGCCGCAGGTCTTGGATGACCCCCAT GAGGTGGAAAAGTCGGGTCTGCTCAACGTGACCAAGATCGCCCAGGGGGGGCGCAAGCTCAG GAAGAACTGGAGCTCATCTTGGGTGGTGTTAGCAGGTAACAGCTTGGTGTTCTACCGGGAgccgccgcccgccgcgcccTCCTCAATCTGG GGACCAGCGGGTAGCCGACCCGAAAGCAGCGTGGACCTGCGCGGGGCAGCCCTGGCCCACGGCCGCCACCTGTCCAGCCGCCGCAACGTCCTGCAC ATCCGCACGGTCCCCGGCCACGAGTTCCTGCTGCAGTCAGACCACGAGACCGAGTTGCGAGCCTGGCACCGCGCGCTGCGGGCGGTCATCGAACGCCTG GATCGAGAGAACCCCCTGGAGCTGCGTCTGTCAGGTTCGGGACCCGCAGAGCTGGAGGAGCTGAGCGGCGGAGAGGAAGACGAAGAGGAGTCGGAGCCGGTGTCCAGGCCACTGCTGCGGATCGGCGGCCGCGGGAGCTCTC GTCGGTGTCCTGAAGGAAACGAGCAGAACCGCGTGCGGAACAAACTGAAGCGCCTTATCGCAAAGAGACCATCCTTGCAAAGCCTGCAGGAGCGTGGTCTGCTCCGAG ACCAGGTGTTCGGCTGCCAGTTGGAATCACTGTGCCAGCGGGAAGGGGACACCGTGCCCAGCTTTGTGCGGCTCTGCATTGCTGCTGTGGATAAGAGAG GTCTAGATGTAGATGGCATTTACCGAGTGAGTGGGAACTTGGCGGTGGTCCAGAAACTTCGCTTCCTGGTGGACAGAG AGCGGGCGGTCACCTCCGATGGGAG AGGGCCGATTAGATTTGGATAG
- the ARHGAP9 gene encoding rho GTPase-activating protein 9 isoform X6: MSEHPVYCNLVDLRRCPKSPPPSPACPPLQRLDAWEQHLDPNSGRCFYINSLTGSKSWKPPRRTRVREMNLGSMEGTQTRNRGNGVLQPQTKGSESETGNPELLGPQGSLSHCQHTSQLHPSDQPAALQPTRPLPQVLDDPHEVEKSGLLNVTKIAQGGRKLRKNWSSSWVVLAGNSLVFYREPPPAAPSSIWGPAGSRPESSVDLRGAALAHGRHLSSRRNVLHIRTVPGHEFLLQSDHETELRAWHRALRAVIERLDRENPLELRLSGSGPAELEELSGGEEDEEESEPVSRPLLRIGGRGSSRRCPEGNEQNRVRNKLKRLIAKRPSLQSLQERGLLRDQVFGCQLESLCQREGDTVPSFVRLCIAAVDKRGLDVDGIYRVSGNLAVVQKLRFLVDRERAVTSDGRYVFPEQPGQEGRLDLDSAEWDDIHVVTGALKLFLRELPQPLVPSQLLPHFRAALALSESEQRLSQIRELIGSMPTPNRDTLRYLLEHLCRVIAHSDKNRMTPHNLGIVFGPTLFRPEQETSDPAAHALYPGQLVQLMLTDFTRLFR; the protein is encoded by the exons ATGTCAGAGCACCCTGTGTACTGCAACCTAGTGGACCTTCGCCGCTGTCCCAAGTCTCCTCCCCCAAGCCCTGCGTGCCCCCCGCTGCAGAGACTGGACGCCTGGGAGCAGCACTTGGACCCTAACTCTGGGCGCTGCTTCTACATAAATTCGCTGACTGGCTCCAAGTCCTGGAAGCCCCCGCGCCGCACTCGCGTGCGAGAGATG aACCTTGGCTCCATGGAGGGGACGCAGACCCGGAATAGGGGCAACGGTGTCCTGCAACCTCAGACAAAGggctcagaatctgaaacagggaaCCCAGAACTGCTTGGCCCCCAg GGTTCACTCTCCCACTGCCAGCACACCTCCCAGCTCCACCCCTCAGACCAGCCAGCGGCCTTGCAGCCCACTCGACCTCTGCCGCAGGTCTTGGATGACCCCCAT GAGGTGGAAAAGTCGGGTCTGCTCAACGTGACCAAGATCGCCCAGGGGGGGCGCAAGCTCAG GAAGAACTGGAGCTCATCTTGGGTGGTGTTAGCAGGTAACAGCTTGGTGTTCTACCGGGAgccgccgcccgccgcgcccTCCTCAATCTGG GGACCAGCGGGTAGCCGACCCGAAAGCAGCGTGGACCTGCGCGGGGCAGCCCTGGCCCACGGCCGCCACCTGTCCAGCCGCCGCAACGTCCTGCAC ATCCGCACGGTCCCCGGCCACGAGTTCCTGCTGCAGTCAGACCACGAGACCGAGTTGCGAGCCTGGCACCGCGCGCTGCGGGCGGTCATCGAACGCCTG GATCGAGAGAACCCCCTGGAGCTGCGTCTGTCAGGTTCGGGACCCGCAGAGCTGGAGGAGCTGAGCGGCGGAGAGGAAGACGAAGAGGAGTCGGAGCCGGTGTCCAGGCCACTGCTGCGGATCGGCGGCCGCGGGAGCTCTC GTCGGTGTCCTGAAGGAAACGAGCAGAACCGCGTGCGGAACAAACTGAAGCGCCTTATCGCAAAGAGACCATCCTTGCAAAGCCTGCAGGAGCGTGGTCTGCTCCGAG ACCAGGTGTTCGGCTGCCAGTTGGAATCACTGTGCCAGCGGGAAGGGGACACCGTGCCCAGCTTTGTGCGGCTCTGCATTGCTGCTGTGGATAAGAGAG GTCTAGATGTAGATGGCATTTACCGAGTGAGTGGGAACTTGGCGGTGGTCCAGAAACTTCGCTTCCTGGTGGACAGAG AGCGGGCGGTCACCTCCGATGGGAGGTATGTGTTCCCAGAACAGCCAGGACAAG AGGGCCGATTAGATTTGGATAGTGCCGAATGGGATGATATTCACGTGGTCACTGGAGCACTGAAGCTTTTTCTCAGGGAGCTACCCCAGCCTCTGGTGCCCTCACAGCTGCTGCCACATTTTCGTGCTGCCCTTG cACTCTCTGAATCAGAACAGCGCCTCTCTCAAATACGAGAATTAATAGGCTCAATGCCCACGCCGAACCGTGACACCCTGCGGTACCTCCTGGAGCATTTATGCAG GGTGATAGCACACTCAGATAAGAACCGCATGACCCCGCACAACCTGGGAATTGTGTTTGGGCCAACCCTGTTTCGCCCAGAGCAGGAGACATCTGACCCAGCAGCCCATGCTCTCTACCCTGGGCAGCTAGTCCAGCTCATGCTCACTGATTTCACCAGGCTTTTCCGCTGA